The Candidatus Methylomirabilota bacterium genome contains a region encoding:
- the lpdA gene encoding dihydrolipoyl dehydrogenase, with the protein MTEVDVAVVGGGPGGYTAAFRCAELGLETVVVDEGRRLGGACLFEGCIPSKALLHVAAVLAEAERAREFGVDFGEPRVSLDPLRKWKSERVVAKLARGLASVAKSKGVEVIGGRAVFEDSRTLRVEGEAPQKVRFKHAVVATGSRPATLPGLTGPRLMDSTAALELAEVPDRLLVVGGGYIGLELGQVYAALGSKVTLVEMTDGLLPGVDRDLVQPVARRCEKLFAEIRLGTKATPEVAAGFDRVLVAVGRRPASAGLGLETTRARPDDRGFLAVDAQCRTAEPHILAVGDVTGEPMLAHKAMRQGVVAAEAIAGRPAAFDNVAVPAVVFTDPEVAWCGLTEAQAQREGRAVKVTKFQWAASGRAATLGRSDGLTKLVADPDAGRVLGVGIVGPGAGELIAEGALAVETALTVEDLAGTIHAHPTLSETLMEAAEALLRQR; encoded by the coding sequence GTGACCGAAGTCGACGTCGCCGTGGTCGGCGGCGGGCCCGGCGGCTACACGGCGGCGTTCCGCTGCGCCGAGCTCGGCCTCGAGACGGTCGTGGTGGACGAGGGCAGGCGCCTGGGCGGCGCCTGCCTCTTCGAGGGCTGCATCCCGTCGAAGGCGCTGCTCCACGTCGCCGCGGTCCTCGCCGAGGCCGAGCGCGCGCGCGAGTTCGGCGTGGACTTCGGCGAGCCGCGCGTCTCGCTCGACCCGCTGCGGAAGTGGAAGAGCGAGCGCGTCGTCGCCAAGCTCGCGCGCGGACTCGCCTCGGTCGCGAAGTCCAAGGGCGTCGAGGTGATCGGCGGCCGCGCGGTCTTCGAGGACTCGCGCACGCTCCGCGTGGAGGGCGAGGCGCCCCAGAAGGTGCGCTTCAAGCACGCGGTCGTCGCAACCGGCTCGCGGCCGGCGACGCTGCCGGGCCTCACGGGCCCGCGGCTCATGGACTCGACCGCGGCGCTCGAGCTCGCGGAGGTGCCCGACCGGCTGCTGGTGGTCGGCGGGGGCTACATCGGCCTCGAGCTCGGGCAGGTCTATGCGGCGCTCGGGAGCAAGGTGACGCTCGTGGAGATGACGGACGGGCTCCTGCCCGGCGTGGACCGCGACCTCGTCCAGCCGGTCGCCCGCCGCTGCGAGAAGCTCTTCGCCGAGATCCGCCTCGGCACGAAGGCGACGCCCGAGGTGGCCGCGGGCTTCGATCGCGTGCTCGTCGCCGTCGGGCGGCGGCCCGCGAGCGCCGGGCTCGGCCTCGAGACGACGCGCGCGCGTCCCGACGACCGCGGCTTCCTCGCCGTGGACGCGCAGTGCCGCACGGCCGAGCCGCACATCCTGGCCGTCGGCGACGTCACGGGTGAGCCGATGCTCGCCCACAAGGCGATGCGCCAGGGCGTCGTCGCGGCCGAGGCGATCGCCGGCCGGCCCGCGGCGTTCGACAACGTCGCCGTCCCGGCGGTCGTCTTCACCGACCCGGAAGTCGCGTGGTGCGGCCTCACCGAGGCGCAGGCGCAGCGGGAGGGGCGCGCCGTGAAGGTCACGAAGTTCCAGTGGGCCGCGTCGGGGCGCGCGGCGACCCTCGGCCGCTCGGACGGGCTCACGAAGCTCGTGGCCGACCCCGACGCCGGGCGCGTGCTCGGCGTCGGCATCGTCGGCCCCGGCGCGGGCGAGCTGATCGCCGAAGGCGCGCTCGCCGTCGAGACCGCGCTGACGGTCGAGGACCTCGCGGGCACGATCCACGCCCATCCCACCCTGTCCGAGACGCTCATGGAGGCGGCCGAGGCGCTCCTGCGCCAGCGCTGA